In one window of Gossypium arboreum isolate Shixiya-1 chromosome 4, ASM2569848v2, whole genome shotgun sequence DNA:
- the LOC108458946 gene encoding uncharacterized protein LOC108458946, with the protein MDPANGAQDSGSFLTPLLISLAGIVATCLALIVYHFLLVKYCLRWGDKPDDATNPSIPTGLQQKILGTIPILSFSRDKDEELGTHQTECAVCLGELKEGETIRFLESPPANHIGGERVPDLARNIGQGGDQAASTSGVQSNTLLRHCVPLVFPRVSKTHVITGLKGSLSMDQFHIYINLIDDSGDASSLTSKMILWKSNSCKAPSMRQLDRMSSLLRSFSQ; encoded by the exons ATGGATCCTGCAAATGGTGCTCAAGATTCAGGGTCCTTTCTGACTCCTTTGTTGATTTCCTTGGCCGGCATAGTTGCCACTTGTCTAGCACTAATTGTATACCATTTTTTACTTGTCAAATACTGCCTAAGATGGGGAGATAAACCGGATGATGCTACAAATCCCTCCATACCAACTGGGCTTCAACAGAAAATCCTGGGAACAATTCCAATCCTGTCTTTCTCCAGGGATAAAGATGAAGAATTGGGCACTCATCAAACTGAATGCGCTGTTTGCTTGGGAGAACTAAAGGAAGGGGAGACTATACGCTT TTTAGAATCGCCTCCGGCCAACCATATTGGAGGAGAAAGGGTTCCGGATTTGGCTCGAAACATCGGACAAGGTGGCGATCAGGCCGCATCAACGTCCGGGGTTCAGTCAAATACTTTGTTAAGACATTGTGTGCCCCTGGTGTTCCCTAGAGTAAGTAAAACACATGTGATCACAGGGTTGAAGGGATCCTTGTCAATGGATCAGTTCCACATATACATTAACTTAATAGATGACAGTGGAGATGCTTCTTCTTTAACATCAAAGATGATTTTGTGGAAGAGCAATTCTTGTAAGGCCCCATCTATGAGACAGTTGGATAGAATGTCTTCATTGTTGAGATCTTTCTCACAGTAG